A genomic region of Rhipicephalus sanguineus isolate Rsan-2018 chromosome 1, BIME_Rsan_1.4, whole genome shotgun sequence contains the following coding sequences:
- the LOC119385204 gene encoding uncharacterized protein LOC119385204, giving the protein MSATIRSRVLPNSEGSRAAPEAARFRITAAVSCSTETSVRGPEFGWSESVSPAPAAAGVAEEDVTQDLPRAPTPHAAAARWGQPAGRGAGVTSRKHQAAGPGIIGKLRQVQLLSDVVHELQGVGTLARALIAAEATCTVICKD; this is encoded by the exons atgagcgctactattcgcagcagggtcttgccaaactccgagggcagcagag cggcacccgaggcggccagatttcggattaccgcggccgtGTCGTGCTCGACAGAGACCAGTGTgcgaggcccagagttcgggtggtctgaatcg gtgagccctgctccagctgctgctggtgtggctgaagaggatgtgacccaggatcttccccgtgccccaactc ctcatgccgcagctgcgagatgggggcaaccggcaggccgaggcgctggagttactagccgcaaacaccaggcggcagggccaggcatcattggaaagctgcgccaggttcaacttctcagtgacgtggtccacgaattgcaaggcgttggtaccctcgcccgggccctcattgcagcggaagccacctgcacagtgatttgtaaagactag